From a region of the Actinopolymorpha singaporensis genome:
- a CDS encoding nuclear transport factor 2 family protein: MRHEDARAFADRWVRAWNAHDLDTLLEHFADDVVFTSPVAARLLGGDGVIRGKEALRAYWTEGLARIPDLRFEVLGVYVGVGTLVINYRNQVGGVVNEVLTFGGDTGDGGGLVTHGDGTYLDDGDNQAGLRVD, from the coding sequence ATGCGCCACGAAGACGCCCGGGCCTTCGCCGACCGGTGGGTCCGCGCCTGGAACGCCCACGACCTCGACACCCTCCTGGAGCACTTCGCCGACGACGTGGTGTTCACCTCGCCGGTCGCCGCGCGGCTGCTCGGCGGTGATGGAGTCATCCGTGGCAAGGAGGCCCTGCGGGCGTACTGGACCGAAGGCCTGGCCCGCATTCCCGACCTGCGGTTCGAGGTGCTCGGCGTCTACGTCGGCGTCGGCACCCTCGTGATCAACTACCGCAACCAGGTGGGCGGAGTCGTCAACGAGGTCCTGACGTTCGGCGGGGACACCGGGGATGGCGGAGGCCTCGTGACCCACGGCGACGGGACCTACCTCGACGACGGCGACAACCAGGCGGGGCTACGCGTCGACTGA
- a CDS encoding FUSC family protein yields MAAQSAKAALAGILAWLVAGWWLDSPLAVIAPWVAIVTVQTTVYRSVRDGLWQLGAMAIGTVVATGVHVFVPNTLAAMCLVLPATLALTLWRRVGDQGVYSATTALFVLVYGTVSFGAVVDRLREAAIGAVIGVVVNAVILPPVYHRRGLEATQAVSWEAGEILRSIADGLRSGVDRDAVLRWDERGRELTRMADRARTLSGWSAESRRWNPRYEPVRRQSAGPDPEEVAGVVSRVVGSVNGLVRVLLEGTDEAFRSQLPGPESAGPYADLCDRLAQACQTYSDHVAGRCTDEDRAGYAEALSVAGSLSAELQADLDARSAADPSALGMFLLEVKRLLIGLPSAEEICPSARGRLEAEPTGSLDA; encoded by the coding sequence ATGGCCGCCCAGTCCGCGAAGGCCGCCCTCGCCGGCATCCTCGCGTGGCTCGTCGCGGGCTGGTGGCTGGACTCACCACTTGCGGTCATCGCACCCTGGGTGGCGATCGTCACCGTACAGACGACCGTCTACCGCTCCGTTCGCGACGGGCTGTGGCAGCTCGGCGCCATGGCGATCGGCACCGTGGTGGCCACCGGCGTACATGTCTTCGTGCCGAACACGCTGGCGGCCATGTGCCTCGTGCTCCCGGCGACGCTGGCGCTGACCTTGTGGCGGCGGGTGGGCGACCAGGGCGTCTACAGCGCCACGACGGCGTTGTTCGTACTGGTGTACGGCACGGTGTCGTTCGGCGCGGTGGTCGACCGGCTGCGGGAGGCAGCGATCGGGGCGGTGATCGGCGTGGTCGTCAACGCGGTGATTCTCCCGCCCGTCTATCACCGTCGCGGCCTGGAGGCGACGCAGGCGGTGAGCTGGGAGGCGGGCGAAATCCTCCGGTCGATCGCGGACGGCCTGCGGTCGGGTGTCGACCGGGACGCCGTACTCCGGTGGGACGAACGAGGGCGTGAGCTGACCCGGATGGCCGACCGCGCCCGCACCCTCAGCGGATGGAGCGCCGAGAGCCGCCGGTGGAACCCTCGGTACGAACCCGTCCGTCGGCAGTCGGCCGGCCCTGACCCGGAGGAGGTCGCCGGGGTGGTGAGCCGGGTGGTCGGTTCGGTGAACGGCCTGGTGAGGGTTCTGTTGGAGGGGACCGACGAGGCGTTCCGGAGCCAGTTGCCCGGCCCCGAAAGCGCCGGGCCGTACGCCGACCTGTGCGACCGGCTGGCCCAGGCCTGCCAAACGTACTCTGACCACGTGGCCGGGCGCTGCACCGACGAGGACCGGGCAGGCTACGCCGAGGCCCTCAGCGTCGCGGGCTCGCTGAGTGCGGAGCTGCAGGCCGACCTCGACGCCCGCTCCGCCGCGGACCCGTCGGCGCTCGGCATGTTCCTGCTGGAGGTCAAACGGCTGCTCATCGGCCTGCCGTCGGCGGAGGAGATCTGTCCGTCGGCACGGGGCCGCCTGGAGGCCGAGCCCACCGGGTCGCTCGACGCGTAG
- a CDS encoding ferredoxin encodes MSRTRRSARRELARALGEDAMALHVDPIACVAHGLCAELLPEAVTLDEWGYPIVDERLLTEEEVRHARRAAAGCPTLARRLERIAAVPAEPPPP; translated from the coding sequence ATGTCGAGGACGCGAAGGTCGGCGAGGCGGGAGCTCGCGCGGGCTCTCGGCGAGGACGCGATGGCGCTCCACGTGGACCCGATCGCCTGCGTGGCACACGGTCTGTGCGCCGAACTCCTCCCTGAGGCCGTCACGCTCGACGAGTGGGGTTACCCGATCGTGGACGAGCGACTGCTCACCGAGGAGGAGGTACGCCATGCCCGGCGGGCGGCGGCCGGGTGCCCGACCCTGGCTCGGCGACTCGAGCGGATCGCCGCCGTCCCGGCCGAGCCGCCACCACCCTAG
- a CDS encoding NADH-ubiquinone oxidoreductase-F iron-sulfur binding region domain-containing protein has product MGVAARALAAGIGVPLANNSAADGTSGTTNTNSSTDGSASGSTDDDFLRAPDTAPQQGSDQAAAPASSSAYVPVRRLHRRLEVIPGRGACRHPDGAVGFARSALRTFATDVDRHATDHPCRGVGHPAVLPVPNAPRLQVR; this is encoded by the coding sequence GTGGGCGTCGCCGCGAGGGCCCTCGCGGCCGGAATCGGGGTGCCGCTGGCGAACAACTCGGCCGCCGACGGAACGAGCGGTACGACAAACACGAACTCCTCGACGGACGGCTCGGCCAGCGGGTCCACCGATGACGATTTCCTGCGGGCTCCCGACACGGCGCCGCAGCAGGGCTCCGACCAGGCCGCGGCTCCGGCCAGCAGTTCGGCGTACGTTCCGGTGCGTCGGCTGCACCGGCGACTGGAGGTGATCCCCGGCCGTGGTGCCTGCCGGCACCCGGACGGTGCGGTGGGATTCGCGCGCAGCGCGCTGCGGACGTTCGCGACGGACGTCGACCGGCATGCGACCGACCATCCCTGCCGGGGAGTGGGACACCCGGCGGTCCTGCCGGTGCCGAACGCCCCGCGCCTCCAGGTCCGATGA
- a CDS encoding HNH endonuclease signature motif containing protein, translated as MSSSFQVSSGVGGGGRPPHPLLAALELLAAANDVVLSTSVVSLTAEQVGQALEVLGREIARTNAGLLRLVRQAEACDVGKLTGAPNAAVYLRTALRMSRHESSAVVGLARDLDIAVPSTGEALARGAVSVRQAQVIADAVKKLPDYVGPEERVEAGGFLIGKARFHNPDELRVLGTKLLERVAPEEYYRQLGEELARKDRTAEQKRSLRYSPNGVPQSESVHISLPVWEMELLRKLIEPLAEPVKGADPDRRPIDQRRGDAFAELLSLLAAAAQAPVRGGRPPQVAVTIPLEALLKGTGAGTVDDTATVVRPRPCTCPCTDPKYAKQSTKKPAEAGGRTAGDQGGAGGPEAQAGKEKRRPPGTGAAADGIPPPREPGQHPQPHSEPEPGPGATTGRVPATGPEPATGPDPEGTADPAAGPEADAAPEGVAGPEAAVDPHDGCPACGGGGSARYLGVDGKPISVATVRRLACEADLIPVVLGGDGQVLDLGRSDRFFKEHQRRALAIRDGHHCNFPGCQIPEPRCVTHHMKPWDRGGPTDLANGVLLCRYHHVTVHHKGWQVRVGSHGRPEYVPPEWSDPKRRILRP; from the coding sequence ATGTCTTCGAGCTTCCAGGTGTCTTCCGGTGTTGGGGGTGGCGGTAGGCCGCCGCATCCGTTGCTGGCTGCCCTGGAGTTGCTGGCCGCCGCCAACGACGTCGTGTTGTCCACGTCTGTGGTGTCGTTGACGGCCGAGCAGGTCGGTCAGGCGCTGGAGGTACTGGGTAGGGAGATCGCCCGAACCAACGCGGGACTGCTGCGGCTGGTCCGTCAGGCCGAGGCCTGTGACGTCGGCAAGCTCACCGGGGCGCCGAACGCGGCGGTGTATTTGCGGACGGCTCTGCGGATGAGCAGGCACGAGTCCTCGGCTGTGGTGGGGTTGGCGCGCGACCTGGACATAGCGGTCCCGTCGACCGGGGAGGCGTTGGCTCGGGGTGCGGTGTCGGTGCGGCAGGCGCAGGTCATCGCTGATGCGGTCAAGAAGCTCCCCGACTACGTGGGTCCGGAGGAACGGGTCGAGGCGGGCGGGTTCCTGATCGGCAAGGCCCGGTTCCACAATCCTGATGAGCTGCGGGTGCTGGGTACGAAGCTTCTGGAGCGGGTCGCGCCGGAGGAGTACTACCGGCAGCTGGGCGAGGAACTGGCCAGGAAGGACCGCACAGCAGAACAGAAACGGTCCCTGCGCTACTCCCCGAACGGGGTCCCGCAGTCGGAGTCGGTGCACATCAGCCTGCCGGTGTGGGAGATGGAACTGCTCCGCAAACTCATCGAACCCCTCGCCGAACCCGTCAAGGGGGCAGACCCAGACAGGCGGCCGATCGACCAACGTCGAGGCGACGCGTTCGCTGAGTTGTTGAGCCTGCTGGCTGCTGCGGCGCAGGCGCCCGTCCGTGGCGGCAGACCACCCCAGGTCGCGGTCACCATCCCACTCGAGGCGCTCCTGAAGGGCACGGGTGCGGGGACGGTCGACGACACCGCAACTGTTGTGCGTCCCAGGCCGTGCACCTGCCCCTGCACAGACCCCAAGTACGCCAAACAGAGCACCAAGAAGCCCGCCGAGGCCGGTGGGCGGACGGCGGGCGACCAAGGAGGCGCCGGAGGACCGGAAGCACAAGCAGGTAAGGAGAAACGGCGACCACCCGGCACCGGCGCGGCCGCGGACGGGATACCCCCACCGCGAGAACCCGGGCAGCACCCACAACCACACAGCGAACCCGAGCCCGGACCGGGGGCCACTACGGGAAGGGTTCCGGCCACCGGGCCGGAGCCGGCTACCGGACCGGATCCGGAGGGGACCGCCGACCCGGCAGCCGGGCCGGAGGCTGACGCCGCTCCGGAGGGTGTGGCGGGGCCGGAGGCTGCCGTCGACCCGCATGACGGGTGCCCGGCCTGTGGAGGTGGCGGGTCAGCCCGCTACCTCGGTGTCGACGGCAAACCGATCTCGGTCGCCACCGTGCGCCGGTTGGCGTGCGAGGCCGACCTGATTCCGGTCGTGCTCGGCGGGGACGGGCAGGTCCTTGACCTCGGCCGCTCCGACCGGTTCTTCAAAGAACATCAACGCCGTGCACTGGCCATCCGCGACGGACACCACTGCAACTTCCCCGGCTGCCAGATCCCCGAACCACGCTGCGTCACCCACCACATGAAGCCCTGGGACCGGGGCGGCCCGACAGACCTCGCCAACGGCGTACTGCTCTGCCGCTACCACCACGTCACCGTCCACCACAAAGGCTGGCAGGTGCGGGTGGGCAGCCACGGCCGCCCCGAATACGTACCGCCCGAGTGGTCCGATCCGAAGCGACGCATCCTCCGCCCGTAA
- a CDS encoding MFS transporter, giving the protein MTEAPSAPSTSRRRLALAVLAAGMLMNILDGSIVTVSMPAIQSDLGFSPTGLSWVVNAYLIAFGSLLLLAGRLGDLLGRKRVFVAGLATFTLASVVAGAAHTPVMLIAARFAQGVGSALTAAVSLGILVTLFVRPRERASAIAVFSFTGAAGASIGQVLGGVLTDLLSWHWIFWINLPIGLATLVLAGRVLPGERGLGLRAGADVAGALLVTAGLTVGIYAVVTIERHGVTSPATLALGALSVALLAAFVRRQATAATPLMPLRILNSRAVSGANLVQVLMVAACFAFQILVAQYLQRVVGYGASATGLAMLPAAVVIGAVSLGLSARLNARFGERAVLLTGLALLIGVLALLTRVPVHPHYLTDLLPVMLLAAGFGLALPALTSLGMSGASDADAGLASGLFNTTQQIGMAVGVAVLSTLAAARTAGLLDAGAHEAVALTGGYHLAFAVGAGLLTAAFLVAFTALRTPAREADD; this is encoded by the coding sequence GTGACCGAGGCGCCATCGGCTCCGTCCACCTCCCGCCGTCGGCTGGCCCTGGCCGTACTCGCCGCCGGGATGTTGATGAACATCCTCGACGGCAGCATCGTGACCGTGTCGATGCCGGCGATCCAGAGCGACCTGGGCTTCTCCCCCACCGGACTCAGCTGGGTCGTCAACGCGTACCTCATCGCCTTCGGCAGCCTGCTGCTGCTGGCCGGACGACTCGGCGACCTGCTCGGCCGTAAACGGGTGTTCGTCGCGGGCCTGGCCACCTTCACCCTCGCGTCGGTCGTGGCCGGGGCGGCGCACACTCCGGTGATGCTCATTGCCGCCCGCTTCGCCCAGGGTGTGGGCAGTGCACTGACAGCCGCGGTGAGCCTGGGCATCCTGGTCACGTTGTTCGTCCGGCCGCGCGAGCGCGCCTCGGCCATCGCGGTGTTCAGCTTCACCGGGGCCGCGGGAGCCTCGATCGGACAGGTTCTCGGTGGCGTCCTCACCGACCTTCTCAGCTGGCACTGGATCTTCTGGATCAACCTGCCGATCGGTCTCGCCACCCTGGTACTGGCGGGGAGGGTGCTGCCCGGCGAGCGCGGCCTCGGCCTGCGGGCCGGAGCCGACGTCGCGGGCGCGTTGCTGGTCACCGCCGGACTGACCGTGGGCATCTACGCCGTCGTCACCATCGAACGGCACGGTGTCACCTCGCCGGCCACGCTGGCGCTCGGCGCGCTCTCGGTGGCGCTGCTCGCCGCGTTCGTACGCCGCCAGGCCACTGCCGCCACTCCGCTCATGCCCTTGCGAATCCTCAACTCGCGGGCCGTCAGCGGAGCCAACCTCGTTCAGGTGCTGATGGTCGCCGCATGCTTCGCGTTCCAGATCCTGGTGGCGCAGTATCTCCAGCGGGTCGTCGGATACGGCGCCTCGGCGACCGGACTGGCGATGCTGCCCGCCGCCGTCGTGATCGGTGCGGTCTCGCTCGGGCTCTCGGCGCGGCTCAACGCCCGCTTCGGTGAGCGCGCGGTTCTGCTCACCGGCCTGGCGCTGCTGATCGGGGTGCTCGCTCTGCTGACGCGAGTGCCGGTCCATCCGCACTACCTCACCGACCTGCTTCCGGTGATGCTGCTCGCCGCCGGTTTCGGGCTGGCTCTGCCGGCACTCACGTCGCTGGGCATGTCCGGCGCGAGCGACGCCGATGCCGGGCTGGCCTCCGGGCTGTTCAACACCACCCAGCAGATCGGCATGGCAGTCGGGGTCGCCGTCCTGTCCACACTGGCCGCCGCCCGCACCGCAGGCCTGCTCGACGCCGGCGCGCACGAGGCCGTGGCACTCACCGGCGGCTACCACCTCGCCTTCGCCGTCGGCGCCGGGCTCCTGACGGCCGCGTTCCTCGTGGCGTTCACGGCCTTGCGCACACCCGCGCGCGAAGCCGACGACTGA
- a CDS encoding right-handed parallel beta-helix repeat-containing protein yields the protein MVITQDTTFKPGVYDFPSGQGIVIGADGVRVNGTGVTLRGPGQKGKPDSFVGTGVSATGVSGATLTGLSVSGFETALHVRSAQDWTINQNTFSGNYTDPDFGWGDGKLAGAVLLEHVSRSRIENNTAHENWNGLALHYADDNLVRHNDFSHCSNVCLKMWSASRNRIEDNNFSWGIRIAPGETHARDSTSALIETGSDDNRVLRNDFTYGGDGVFLRPLNGVVSTGNYFEGNDASWAHNNAWESWSPGNTYVRNKGNHASYGFWLGSSDDTVLIGNEAAYNGRDNHNAPEPFGNAGIAVVNGSSSHFVLDGNHVHDNTSAGVAIGYLADYPAYHWVIQRNRIENNTTYGIYIRDARWLTLAGNTVTGNGSGAIKQDAHVSGVFTLDGAASANAPVAKAAMTPAVVHAGDEVTFDASGSTDADGGKLSYRWEFGDGDVATDARVTHRFLDPGFHRVGLTVDDGGLAGLDHRDVYVLAPGGEQGTDVADRGDWSARVTSDDAGNPGTTANIAPDPTRALLGRSSIRLSGTAHDVTWRYQPRRAIDTANADRLEFWMASEQEVRDGFDGNQPTIRLVQDAGNYIEYTPAKNYLSPWSLDYAEARGGWQRVVVPLGGDKAWTRKVTGNPDLKALHAVEVRTSAVGGPYRVWLDALAFTTTPVTPDVAPDLALNPAAQGDPSPLASTGDDASRWAPLDGRTDGAVWSTAGSPNATDFYGVDFGLARTVDALRLDLRSGDGYAAPAKATVEYWTGDAWQPVDNARPSPAGPATGHDEIAFDPVTTQRLRVVLGNPGGGNAVGLAEFAPVSAGNLAGNALGTKAPFGTPVPSASAGSGDPWSLVDGSVRADSAWRSAAGTSAWVAVDLMRARPVNTVTLYAGSADTAPAGIHVQAWTGSDWLDVSNATTSPATPGAGRTTVRFDTVKTRKLRLTLDAPSGGSVEVREVEVRNGNLLSDASALGLTVTPTASYTYPGDTVLGPLDGSYAASPRWTSWNSKNAQDWYAVRFDRAVTASRITLHFYNDNGGVKPPKDYAIEYWNGSGWTPVQETGRSPEQPAEGFNAVDFAPVRASGFRMVGTNQNPVNYGVYIGLTELELWAP from the coding sequence ATGGTGATCACGCAGGACACCACGTTCAAACCCGGCGTGTACGACTTCCCCTCGGGCCAGGGCATCGTGATCGGCGCCGACGGCGTTCGTGTGAACGGCACGGGCGTGACGTTGCGCGGCCCCGGCCAGAAGGGCAAGCCGGACAGCTTCGTCGGCACCGGCGTGTCGGCGACCGGTGTGTCCGGCGCGACACTGACCGGCCTGTCGGTGTCGGGATTCGAGACCGCCCTGCACGTGCGGTCCGCGCAGGACTGGACGATCAACCAGAACACGTTCTCCGGCAACTACACCGACCCCGACTTCGGCTGGGGTGACGGCAAGCTTGCCGGCGCGGTGCTGCTGGAACACGTGAGTCGCTCCCGGATCGAGAACAACACCGCGCACGAGAACTGGAACGGCCTCGCTCTGCACTACGCCGACGACAATCTCGTACGCCACAACGACTTCTCGCACTGCTCCAACGTGTGCCTGAAGATGTGGTCGGCCTCCCGCAACCGGATCGAGGACAACAACTTCAGCTGGGGAATCCGGATCGCCCCGGGCGAGACCCACGCCCGCGACTCCACGAGTGCGCTGATCGAGACCGGCTCCGACGACAACCGCGTTCTGCGCAACGACTTCACCTACGGCGGCGACGGCGTCTTCCTGCGCCCGCTCAACGGTGTCGTCTCCACCGGCAACTACTTCGAGGGCAACGACGCCTCCTGGGCGCACAACAACGCCTGGGAGTCGTGGTCGCCGGGCAACACCTACGTACGCAACAAGGGCAATCACGCGAGCTACGGGTTCTGGCTCGGCAGCTCCGACGACACGGTCCTGATCGGCAACGAGGCTGCCTACAACGGCCGGGACAACCACAACGCGCCCGAGCCGTTCGGCAACGCAGGCATCGCCGTGGTCAACGGGTCCTCCAGCCACTTCGTCCTGGACGGCAACCACGTCCACGACAACACCTCCGCCGGGGTGGCGATCGGCTACCTCGCCGACTACCCCGCCTACCACTGGGTGATCCAGCGGAACAGGATCGAGAACAACACGACGTACGGCATCTACATTCGCGACGCGCGCTGGCTGACCCTTGCCGGCAACACCGTCACCGGCAACGGTTCGGGCGCGATCAAGCAGGACGCGCACGTGTCCGGTGTCTTCACCCTCGACGGCGCGGCCAGCGCCAACGCGCCGGTTGCGAAGGCGGCGATGACGCCGGCGGTTGTGCACGCCGGTGACGAGGTGACCTTCGACGCGTCCGGATCCACCGACGCCGACGGCGGAAAGCTCTCCTACCGTTGGGAGTTCGGCGACGGCGACGTCGCAACCGACGCGAGGGTCACCCACCGCTTCCTCGACCCGGGCTTCCACCGGGTCGGCCTGACCGTCGACGACGGCGGGCTGGCCGGCCTGGACCACCGCGACGTCTACGTGCTGGCCCCCGGAGGCGAGCAGGGCACCGACGTGGCCGACCGGGGCGACTGGTCGGCGCGCGTCACCTCCGACGACGCCGGCAACCCCGGCACCACCGCGAACATCGCCCCCGACCCGACGCGCGCACTGCTCGGCCGGTCCTCGATCCGGCTTTCCGGCACCGCGCACGACGTCACGTGGCGCTACCAGCCGCGCCGCGCGATCGACACCGCGAACGCGGACCGGCTGGAGTTCTGGATGGCGTCGGAGCAGGAGGTACGCGACGGCTTCGACGGCAACCAGCCGACCATCCGCCTGGTGCAGGACGCCGGCAACTACATCGAGTACACCCCGGCGAAGAACTACCTCAGTCCCTGGTCGCTGGACTACGCCGAGGCCCGCGGCGGCTGGCAGCGGGTCGTCGTGCCGCTGGGCGGGGACAAGGCGTGGACCCGCAAGGTGACCGGCAACCCCGACCTTAAAGCCCTGCACGCGGTGGAGGTACGCACGTCGGCTGTCGGCGGCCCGTACCGCGTGTGGCTGGACGCGCTCGCCTTCACCACCACACCGGTCACCCCCGACGTCGCGCCCGACCTGGCCCTCAACCCCGCTGCGCAGGGTGACCCGTCGCCGCTGGCGTCCACCGGCGACGACGCGTCCCGGTGGGCTCCGCTGGACGGCCGGACCGACGGCGCGGTCTGGTCCACCGCGGGTTCGCCGAACGCCACCGACTTCTACGGCGTGGACTTCGGGTTGGCGCGCACGGTCGACGCCCTGCGGCTGGACCTCCGCTCCGGTGACGGGTACGCCGCCCCGGCGAAGGCGACCGTGGAGTACTGGACCGGCGACGCCTGGCAGCCGGTCGACAACGCCCGCCCGTCTCCGGCCGGTCCGGCGACGGGGCACGACGAGATCGCGTTCGACCCGGTGACCACACAGCGGCTTCGGGTCGTGCTGGGCAACCCCGGTGGCGGCAACGCCGTCGGTCTGGCCGAGTTCGCCCCGGTGTCGGCCGGCAACCTCGCCGGTAACGCGCTCGGCACGAAGGCACCCTTCGGTACGCCGGTGCCCTCCGCCTCGGCCGGTTCCGGTGACCCGTGGTCGCTCGTCGACGGGTCCGTACGGGCCGACAGTGCCTGGCGTTCGGCCGCCGGCACCTCCGCCTGGGTCGCGGTCGACCTGATGCGGGCCCGCCCGGTCAACACCGTCACGCTGTACGCCGGATCCGCCGACACCGCGCCGGCCGGCATCCACGTCCAGGCCTGGACGGGCAGCGACTGGCTGGACGTCTCCAACGCCACCACCAGCCCGGCAACGCCGGGAGCCGGCCGCACCACGGTCCGCTTCGACACCGTGAAGACGCGCAAGCTCAGGTTGACACTGGACGCCCCGTCCGGTGGCAGCGTCGAGGTGCGCGAGGTGGAGGTACGCAACGGCAACCTGCTCTCCGACGCGTCCGCACTCGGCCTGACGGTCACCCCGACCGCGTCGTACACCTATCCCGGCGACACGGTGCTGGGCCCGCTGGACGGCTCCTACGCCGCCTCACCGCGGTGGACGTCGTGGAACTCCAAGAACGCGCAGGACTGGTACGCCGTCCGCTTCGACCGGGCGGTCACCGCGAGCCGGATCACCCTGCACTTCTACAACGACAACGGTGGGGTCAAACCGCCGAAGGACTACGCCATCGAGTACTGGAACGGCTCCGGCTGGACGCCGGTGCAGGAGACGGGCCGCTCCCCCGAGCAGCCGGCGGAAGGGTTCAACGCGGTCGACTTCGCTCCCGTCCGCGCGTCCGGGTTCCGGATGGTCGGCACCAACCAGAACCCGGTCAACTACGGCGTCTACATCGGCCTGACCGAACTGGAGCTGTGGGCGCCGTAG
- a CDS encoding Clp protease N-terminal domain-containing protein: protein MTPAPSLQDLIETVRRDAGDDELDQLATARAMVNDLSETGDALLGHYVDRARRSGRSWTEISNVLGVTKQAVHKRWAGPSIEGFERFTARARTCLAAAGDTARAMGHNYVGTEHLLLGLYAEPQSIAARILTEAGTGPAAVHEAVRTRLAAFTPPEGAAPAKAAGQELPRTPRANAALGAAVTEALQLGHNYIGTEHLLLGLYHDSGSVAAQVLAELGPDKQTVHDKVVELLAGFTNPAT from the coding sequence ATGACACCCGCACCCAGCCTTCAGGACCTCATCGAGACCGTCCGCCGCGACGCCGGGGACGACGAACTCGACCAACTGGCCACCGCCCGCGCGATGGTCAACGACCTCAGCGAGACCGGCGACGCGCTGCTCGGGCACTACGTCGACCGGGCCCGCCGCAGCGGCCGGTCATGGACCGAGATCAGCAACGTGCTCGGCGTCACCAAACAGGCCGTCCACAAGCGGTGGGCCGGGCCGTCGATCGAGGGCTTCGAACGCTTCACCGCCCGGGCCCGCACCTGTCTGGCCGCGGCCGGTGACACGGCCCGGGCGATGGGCCACAACTACGTCGGCACCGAGCACCTGCTGCTCGGCCTGTACGCCGAACCCCAGAGCATCGCCGCCCGGATCCTCACCGAGGCGGGCACGGGGCCGGCGGCCGTCCACGAGGCGGTCCGGACCCGGCTCGCCGCGTTCACCCCGCCCGAAGGGGCGGCCCCGGCCAAGGCGGCGGGACAGGAACTGCCCCGCACACCACGAGCGAACGCCGCCCTCGGTGCCGCGGTCACCGAGGCCCTGCAGCTCGGCCACAACTACATCGGCACCGAGCACCTGCTCCTCGGGCTCTACCACGACTCCGGCTCGGTCGCGGCCCAGGTGCTCGCCGAACTCGGGCCGGACAAGCAGACCGTGCACGACAAGGTGGTGGAACTCCTCGCCGGTTTCACCAACCCGGCCACCTGA
- a CDS encoding glycerophosphodiester phosphodiesterase, giving the protein MPATPPRSYPYLRSEVPLAFAHRGGAKYAPNVGIENSMRAFANAVALGYRYLETDVHATSDGVLVAFHDDHLDRVTDRTGRIGDLPYAEVAKALIGGREQIPTLEEILGTWPSARVNIDVKEANAIRPLAEVIARTAAHDRVCVSSFSGARLAAARSLLGPRVATGLSPLGVGLLKLPLPVFLGSHLVGPAPCVQVPTGYHGLRVVTEGFVDRAHALGKQVHVWTIDDAEEMTALLDLGVDGLISDRIDTLREVLLARGLWAS; this is encoded by the coding sequence GTGCCAGCCACCCCGCCGCGTTCCTACCCGTACCTCCGCTCGGAGGTGCCCCTCGCCTTCGCCCACCGCGGCGGAGCGAAGTACGCACCCAACGTGGGCATCGAGAACTCCATGCGCGCGTTCGCCAACGCGGTCGCGCTGGGTTACCGATACCTCGAGACCGACGTGCACGCGACCAGTGACGGCGTGCTGGTCGCGTTCCACGACGACCACCTCGACCGGGTGACGGACCGGACCGGCCGGATCGGCGACCTGCCCTACGCCGAGGTCGCCAAGGCACTGATCGGCGGGCGGGAGCAGATCCCGACCCTGGAGGAGATCCTCGGCACCTGGCCGTCTGCGCGGGTGAACATCGACGTCAAGGAGGCCAACGCCATCCGCCCGCTGGCGGAGGTGATCGCCCGCACCGCCGCGCACGACCGGGTGTGCGTCTCGTCGTTCTCCGGTGCCCGGCTGGCCGCCGCCCGCAGCCTGCTCGGCCCACGGGTGGCCACCGGCCTGTCGCCGCTCGGGGTCGGCCTGCTGAAACTCCCGCTGCCGGTCTTCCTCGGCTCGCACCTGGTCGGCCCCGCGCCATGTGTCCAGGTGCCCACCGGATACCACGGCCTGCGGGTGGTGACCGAAGGGTTCGTCGACCGGGCACACGCCCTCGGCAAGCAGGTGCACGTGTGGACCATCGACGACGCCGAGGAGATGACCGCACTCCTCGACCTCGGCGTCGACGGACTGATCAGCGACCGCATCGACACTCTTCGCGAAGTGCTCCTCGCCCGGGGCCTTTGGGCGTCATGA